The stretch of DNA GAATCTGTTCTAACCTATCTGGCAGTCGATTGACAAGTGTCTACATCAACATCGCCCCCCAACGCCACTCCCATAAGTTGAAGCAGATGCGCCGGTAGCTTGAACGATCGCCCTTGTCGGAACCCGTCTCCACGCGCTAGGCTACAAACGCTTATATGGAGTAATGCGATCGTGACAGCTCAACGTTCCCCCAAAGCCGTAGTGTTGCTTTCTGGCGGCTTAGATTCTGCCACCGCTGCCGCCCAAGCGATCGCCGATGGCTATGAAGCGATCGCCCTATCGTTTCAGTATGGACAACGGCATCAGCGAGAACTAGCGGCAGCTCTGCAAGTGGTGCGCCATCTCGGTATCCAGCAGCATTTTATGTTGGATGTGAACTTAGGGCAGTGGGGCGGTTCGTCGCTCACCGATGCGGCTATGGCCTTGCCTCAGGATGGAGTGCAGTCTGGGGTGATTCCGAATACCTACGTGCCGGGTCGGAATACGGTGTTTATTGCCCTGGCGCTGTCGTTGGCGGAGGCGCAGCAGGCGGAGGCAATTTATCTGGGGATTAATGCGGTAGATTATTCCGGCTATCCCGATTGTCGTCCAGATTATCTAGCGGCGTTTCAGCAGTTAGCTAATCTGTCGTCCAAGGTAGGATTAGAAGGTAAGGCTCCTCGGTTAGTGGCTCCCTTGGTGGAAGACAGTAAGGTGGATATTGTACGGCGGGCGTTGGCGCTGGGGGTGCCGATTCACCAAACGTGGTCTTGCTATGAGGGGGGAGAGCAGCCCTGTGGACGCTGTGATTCCTGCCGAATTCGCGATCGCGCTTTAATCGATGCGGGGCGTCCAGATTTGGCTAGTGCAGTAGGGCGATCGCAGATGTCGATGCGCTAGGACAGATTGGTGGGGTCATCGGTGGGGGATGGGACTAGGTTATCTAGGTGAGCGATCGCATCTTGTACGAAAGCCTGCATGAAGCGATCGCGCCGATGGAGCT from Leptolyngbya sp. CCY15150 encodes:
- the queC gene encoding 7-cyano-7-deazaguanine synthase QueC, yielding MTAQRSPKAVVLLSGGLDSATAAAQAIADGYEAIALSFQYGQRHQRELAAALQVVRHLGIQQHFMLDVNLGQWGGSSLTDAAMALPQDGVQSGVIPNTYVPGRNTVFIALALSLAEAQQAEAIYLGINAVDYSGYPDCRPDYLAAFQQLANLSSKVGLEGKAPRLVAPLVEDSKVDIVRRALALGVPIHQTWSCYEGGEQPCGRCDSCRIRDRALIDAGRPDLASAVGRSQMSMR